GCCCGGCCAGTTCCCTGGTCGCGGTCAGCACCGGCCTCGCGGCCGCGGAGCTGTTCTCGGCCAGCCACTCCGGAAGCCGCTCCCGGGTATAGCCGTACAGGTCTTCCCGGACCGCGGCGGTGGGGCTGGTGGTGCCCTCGATGTCGACGACGACGGCCTGGATCACGGCGCGGTCAGCAGCTCGTCGAGGGTGGGGAAGCCCGCGCTGATCTTGTCGCCGGTGAAATCGCCGACCCAGCCGTCCTCTTCTTCGAAGAAGCGGATGGCGATGAAATCCGGGCGCTCGCCCATGTCGAACCAGTGCAGCGTGCCCGCGGGCACCGACAGCAGGTCTCCGCCCTCGCACACCACCGCGAGGACCTCCTCGCCCAGGTGCAGGTAGAAGCAGCCGCGCCCGGCGGCGAAGAAGCGCACCTCGTCCTCGGCGTGCCGGTGCTCGTCGAGGAACTTGCCGCGCGCCCCCTTGGCGGTCTCCGGCCACTTCGGGTCGCTGTCGTCGGGGTGGATGCGGGCGATGTCGATGTGCTTGTAGCGCCCGGACTCGTTCAGTTCCGCGACGTTCTTCTCGTAGTGCGCGAGCAATTCCTCCGACGGCACCGACGCGGCGTTCTCGACCACCGGCCAGCGGCCGAAGGTGATGCCGTGCCTGGCCAGTTCGGTGCCGATCACCTCGTCGTCGCTGGTGCGAACGCGCACGTCGGCCGCGTCCCCGGCGGCCATCACCTGCAGGAGGGTCATGTCAGTCCAATCTCGAGAAAATCGTCGCGCGGGCCGAAGGCGGCCGGACTGCCGGTGCGGGACACCAGCTCACACAATGCTTCCAGGCATTCGGCGCGATCGCGCGCCTGGGCGAGATCGGCACCCCACGAGGTGATCCCGTGCCCGGCGATGATCAGGACCGGCAGGGCGCCGGGATGGTCGAGCAGGTAGCGCTCGATGTCCGCTCCGATGCGCGGCACCTCGGGCCAGTTCGGGAAGACCGGGATCTCGGCTACGGCCGGATCGTCGCCGCCGAGTCCTTTGATCAGCTCGTAGTCGGTGATCCGCAGCATGCCCAGTGCGCCGGGGACCGCCGAGCGGGTGGCCAGTGCCGTCGCGAACGGCGGATGGATGTGCACGACCGCCTGGGCCGGGCGGGTCCGGTAGACGGCGGTGTGGATCGTCGTTTCCGCGGAAGGTCTGCGCCCGTGGTCGGCGACGGGCGTGGAGTCCGCCACGCGCACGATGACCATATCGGCCGCGGTGAGTTCGCCCTTGGACAAACCACTTCCGGTGACGACGGCGGCAGCACCGGTGCGCACCGAGATGTTGCCCGCGGTGCC
Above is a genomic segment from Nocardia sputorum containing:
- a CDS encoding 1,2-dihydroxy-3-keto-5-methylthiopentene dioxygenase, which translates into the protein MTLLQVMAAGDAADVRVRTSDDEVIGTELARHGITFGRWPVVENAASVPSEELLAHYEKNVAELNESGRYKHIDIARIHPDDSDPKWPETAKGARGKFLDEHRHAEDEVRFFAAGRGCFYLHLGEEVLAVVCEGGDLLSVPAGTLHWFDMGERPDFIAIRFFEEEDGWVGDFTGDKISAGFPTLDELLTAP